A genomic segment from Spinacia oleracea cultivar Varoflay chromosome 3, BTI_SOV_V1, whole genome shotgun sequence encodes:
- the LOC110789022 gene encoding uncharacterized protein, which produces MKYFEVPPGEPDEPWNPKIDLLRGESILTDDCKGGGCMGWRALKDLATPRDNPAAEIDAPAAQHMNDMLKACNSAVELVKLYLCYQEQNEDLQKKQADLEKQVSDAKQDLDQKTSELKRVKQRNEELENVANKLEAEEAKNKELSEKLLEADEKAKAAYKTGARDGALRFSRSQTYSKRITDSHNGGWFAAHRCGVHGIGLTKEDCEDIEYAFLVEEKHKVPTGWESQIIPEEIIQNADPLTLPPIELKEEDYLDPALLSSSTNQTDHQQV; this is translated from the exons ATGAAGTACTTTGAGGTTCCTCCTGGTGAGCCTGATGAACCCTGGAACCCTAAAATCGATCTTCTTCGTGGTGAGTCGATACTCACCGACGACTGCAAAGGGGGTGGTTGTATGGGTTGGAGGGCTTTGAAGGATCTGGCTACTCCTCGCGACAATCCTGCTGCTGAGATTGACGCGCCGGCTGCCCAACATATGAATGATATGCTCAAG GCCTGCAACTCTGCTGTGGAGCTTGTGAAGCTGTACCTCTGCTACCAGGAGCAGAATGAAGACCTTCAGAAAAAGCAGGCTGATCTGGAGAAGCAGGTGAGTGACGCCAAGCAAGATCTGGACCAAAAAACTTCTGAGCTGAAAAGGGTGAAGCAACGCAACGAAGAGTTGGAGAATGTTGCGAACAAGCTGGAGGCAGAGGAGGCCAAGAACAAAGAGCTGTCTGAGAAGTTGCTGGAGGCGGATGAGAAGGCCAAAGCTGCTTACAAGACCGGTGCTCGGGATGGTGCCTTGCGATTTTCTCGGTCCCAGACCTATAGTAAGCGTATCACGGATAGTCATAACGGTGGCTGGTTTGCTGCCCACCGTTGTGGCGTTCATGGTATTGGCCTTACCAAGGAGGACTGTGAGGATATTGAGTATGCTTTCCTGGTGGAGGAAAAGCACAAGGTACCAACCGGTTGGGAGTCACAGATCATTCCGGAGGAGATCATTCAGAATGCTGATCCCTTGACTCTCCCTCCCATTGAGCTGAAGGAAGAAGACTACCTGGATCCTGCCCTGCTGTCTTCCAGTACCAACCAGACGGATCATCAACAAGTTTGA